The Macaca nemestrina isolate mMacNem1 chromosome 12, mMacNem.hap1, whole genome shotgun sequence genome contains a region encoding:
- the LOC105469585 gene encoding transcription factor p65 isoform X1, which translates to MDELFPLIFPAEPAQASGPYVEIIEQPKQRGMRFRYKCEGRSAGSIPGERSTDTTKTHPTIKINGYTGPGTVRISLVTKDPPHRPHPHELVGKDCRDGFYEAELCPDRCIHSFQNLGIQCVKKRDLEQAITQRIQTNNNPFQVPIEEQRGDYDLNAVRLCFQVTVRDPSGRPLRLPPVLSHPIFDNRAPNTAELKICRVNRNSGSCLGGDEIFLLCDKVQKEDIEVYFTGPGWEARGSFSQADVHRQVAIVFRTPPYADPSLQAPVRVSMQLRRPSDRELSEPMEFQYLPDTDDRHRIEEKRKRTYETFKSIMKKSPFSGPTDPRPPPRRIAVPSRSSAVPKPAPQPYPFTSSLSTINYDEFPTMVFPSGQISQASALAPPQVLPQAPAPAPAPAMVSPLAQAPVPVPVLAPGPPQAVAPPAPKPTQAGEGTLSEALLQLQFDDEDLGALLGNSTDPTVFTDLASVDNSEFQQLLNQGVPVAPHTTEPMLMEYPEAITRLVTGAQRPPDPAPAPLGAPGLPNGLLSGDEDFSSIADMDFSALLSQISS; encoded by the exons ATGGACG AACTGTTCCCCCTCATCTTCCCGGCAG AGCCAGCCCAGGCCTCTGGCCCTTATGTGGAGATCATTGAGCAGCCCAAGCAGCGGGGCATGCGCTTCCGCTACAAGTGCGAGGGGCGCTCCGCGGGCAGCATCCCAGGCGAGAGGAGCACAGATACCACCAAGACCCACCCCACCATCAAG ATCAATGGCTACACAGGACCAGGGACAGTACGCATCTCCCTAGTCACCAAGGACCCTCCTCACCGGCCTCACCCCCACGAGCTTGTAGGAAAGGACTGCCGGGATGGCTTCTATGAGGCTGAGCTCTGCCCGGACCGCTGCATCCACAG TTTCCAGAACCTGGGAATCCAGTGTGTGAAGAAGCGGGACCTGGAGCAGGCTATCACCCAGCGCATCCAGACGAACAACAATCCCTTCCAAG TTCCTATAGAAGAACAGCGTGGGGACTACGACCTGAATGCTGTGCGGCTCTGCTTCCAGGTGACAGTGCGGGATCCATCAGGCAGGCCCCTCCGCCTGCCACCTGTCCTTTCTCATCCCATCTTTGACAACC GTGCCCCCAACACTGCCGAACTCAAGATCTGCCGAGTGAACCGAAACTCTGGCAGCTGCCTCGGTGGGGATGAGATCTTCCTACTGTGTGACAAGGTGCAGAAAG AGGACATTGAGGTGTATTTCACGGGACCAGGCTGGGAGGCCCGAGGCTCCTTTTCACAAGCTGATGTGCACCGACAAGTGGCCATTGTGTTCCGGACCCCTCCCTACGCAGACCCCAGCCTGCAGGCTCCCGTGCGTGTCTCCATGCAGCTGCGGCGGCCTTCCGACCGGGAGCTCAGTGAGCCCATGGAATTCCAGTACCTGCCAGATACAG ACGATCGTCACCGGATCGAGGAGAAACGCAAAAGGACATACGAGACCTTCAAGAGCATCATGAAGAAGAGTCCTTTCAGCG GACCCACTGACCCCCGGCCTCCACCTCGGCGCATTGCTGTGCCTTCCCGCAGCTCAGCTGTTCCCAAGCCAG CACCCCAGCCCTATCCCTTTACGTCATCCCTGAGCACCATCAACTATGATGAGTTTCCCACCATGGTGTTTCCTTCTGGGCAGATAAGCCAGGCCTCAGCCTTGGCCCCTCCCCAAGTCCTGCCCCAggctccagcccctgcccctgctccagccatggTATCACCTCTGGCCCAGGCCCCAGTCCCTGTCCCAGTCCTAGCCCCAGGCCCTCCTCAGGCTGTGGCCCCACCTGCCCCCAAGCCCACCCAGGCTGGGGAAGGAACGCTGTCAGAGGCCTTGCTGCAGCTGCAGTTTGATGATGAAGACCTGGGGGCCTTGCTTGGCAACAGCACAGACCCAACCGTGTTCACAGACCTGGCATCAGTCGACAACTCCGAGTTTCAGCAGCTGCTGAACCAGGGCGTACCTGTGGCCCCCCACACAACTGAGCCCATGCTGATGGAGTACCCTGAGGCTATAACTCGCCTAGTGACAGGGGCCCAGAGGCCCCCTGACCCAGCTCCTGCTCCACTGGGGGCCCCGGGGCTCCCCAACGGCCTCCTTTCAGGAGATGAAGACTTCTCCTCCATTGCGGACATGGACTTCTCAGCCCTGCTGAGTCAGATCAGCTCCTAA
- the LOC105469585 gene encoding transcription factor p65 isoform X3 — translation MRPEVGLRQPQPPQGRALGLVLELFPLIFPAEPAQASGPYVEIIEQPKQRGMRFRYKCEGRSAGSIPGERSTDTTKTHPTIKINGYTGPGTVRISLVTKDPPHRPHPHELVGKDCRDGFYEAELCPDRCIHSFQNLGIQCVKKRDLEQAITQRIQTNNNPFQVPIEEQRGDYDLNAVRLCFQVTVRDPSGRPLRLPPVLSHPIFDNRAPNTAELKICRVNRNSGSCLGGDEIFLLCDKVQKEDIEVYFTGPGWEARGSFSQADVHRQVAIVFRTPPYADPSLQAPVRVSMQLRRPSDRELSEPMEFQYLPDTDDRHRIEEKRKRTYETFKSIMKKSPFSGPTDPRPPPRRIAVPSRSSAVPKPAPQPYPFTSSLSTINYDEFPTMVFPSGQISQASALAPPQVLPQAPAPAPAPAMVSPLAQAPVPVPVLAPGPPQAVAPPAPKPTQAGEGTLSEALLQLQFDDEDLGALLGNSTDPTVFTDLASVDNSEFQQLLNQGVPVAPHTTEPMLMEYPEAITRLVTGAQRPPDPAPAPLGAPGLPNGLLSGDEDFSSIADMDFSALLSQISS, via the exons GAACTGTTCCCCCTCATCTTCCCGGCAG AGCCAGCCCAGGCCTCTGGCCCTTATGTGGAGATCATTGAGCAGCCCAAGCAGCGGGGCATGCGCTTCCGCTACAAGTGCGAGGGGCGCTCCGCGGGCAGCATCCCAGGCGAGAGGAGCACAGATACCACCAAGACCCACCCCACCATCAAG ATCAATGGCTACACAGGACCAGGGACAGTACGCATCTCCCTAGTCACCAAGGACCCTCCTCACCGGCCTCACCCCCACGAGCTTGTAGGAAAGGACTGCCGGGATGGCTTCTATGAGGCTGAGCTCTGCCCGGACCGCTGCATCCACAG TTTCCAGAACCTGGGAATCCAGTGTGTGAAGAAGCGGGACCTGGAGCAGGCTATCACCCAGCGCATCCAGACGAACAACAATCCCTTCCAAG TTCCTATAGAAGAACAGCGTGGGGACTACGACCTGAATGCTGTGCGGCTCTGCTTCCAGGTGACAGTGCGGGATCCATCAGGCAGGCCCCTCCGCCTGCCACCTGTCCTTTCTCATCCCATCTTTGACAACC GTGCCCCCAACACTGCCGAACTCAAGATCTGCCGAGTGAACCGAAACTCTGGCAGCTGCCTCGGTGGGGATGAGATCTTCCTACTGTGTGACAAGGTGCAGAAAG AGGACATTGAGGTGTATTTCACGGGACCAGGCTGGGAGGCCCGAGGCTCCTTTTCACAAGCTGATGTGCACCGACAAGTGGCCATTGTGTTCCGGACCCCTCCCTACGCAGACCCCAGCCTGCAGGCTCCCGTGCGTGTCTCCATGCAGCTGCGGCGGCCTTCCGACCGGGAGCTCAGTGAGCCCATGGAATTCCAGTACCTGCCAGATACAG ACGATCGTCACCGGATCGAGGAGAAACGCAAAAGGACATACGAGACCTTCAAGAGCATCATGAAGAAGAGTCCTTTCAGCG GACCCACTGACCCCCGGCCTCCACCTCGGCGCATTGCTGTGCCTTCCCGCAGCTCAGCTGTTCCCAAGCCAG CACCCCAGCCCTATCCCTTTACGTCATCCCTGAGCACCATCAACTATGATGAGTTTCCCACCATGGTGTTTCCTTCTGGGCAGATAAGCCAGGCCTCAGCCTTGGCCCCTCCCCAAGTCCTGCCCCAggctccagcccctgcccctgctccagccatggTATCACCTCTGGCCCAGGCCCCAGTCCCTGTCCCAGTCCTAGCCCCAGGCCCTCCTCAGGCTGTGGCCCCACCTGCCCCCAAGCCCACCCAGGCTGGGGAAGGAACGCTGTCAGAGGCCTTGCTGCAGCTGCAGTTTGATGATGAAGACCTGGGGGCCTTGCTTGGCAACAGCACAGACCCAACCGTGTTCACAGACCTGGCATCAGTCGACAACTCCGAGTTTCAGCAGCTGCTGAACCAGGGCGTACCTGTGGCCCCCCACACAACTGAGCCCATGCTGATGGAGTACCCTGAGGCTATAACTCGCCTAGTGACAGGGGCCCAGAGGCCCCCTGACCCAGCTCCTGCTCCACTGGGGGCCCCGGGGCTCCCCAACGGCCTCCTTTCAGGAGATGAAGACTTCTCCTCCATTGCGGACATGGACTTCTCAGCCCTGCTGAGTCAGATCAGCTCCTAA
- the LOC105469585 gene encoding transcription factor p65 isoform X2, whose amino-acid sequence MRFRYKCEGRSAGSIPGERSTDTTKTHPTIKINGYTGPGTVRISLVTKDPPHRPHPHELVGKDCRDGFYEAELCPDRCIHSFQNLGIQCVKKRDLEQAITQRIQTNNNPFQVPIEEQRGDYDLNAVRLCFQVTVRDPSGRPLRLPPVLSHPIFDNRAPNTAELKICRVNRNSGSCLGGDEIFLLCDKVQKEDIEVYFTGPGWEARGSFSQADVHRQVAIVFRTPPYADPSLQAPVRVSMQLRRPSDRELSEPMEFQYLPDTDDRHRIEEKRKRTYETFKSIMKKSPFSGPTDPRPPPRRIAVPSRSSAVPKPAPQPYPFTSSLSTINYDEFPTMVFPSGQISQASALAPPQVLPQAPAPAPAPAMVSPLAQAPVPVPVLAPGPPQAVAPPAPKPTQAGEGTLSEALLQLQFDDEDLGALLGNSTDPTVFTDLASVDNSEFQQLLNQGVPVAPHTTEPMLMEYPEAITRLVTGAQRPPDPAPAPLGAPGLPNGLLSGDEDFSSIADMDFSALLSQISS is encoded by the exons ATGCGCTTCCGCTACAAGTGCGAGGGGCGCTCCGCGGGCAGCATCCCAGGCGAGAGGAGCACAGATACCACCAAGACCCACCCCACCATCAAG ATCAATGGCTACACAGGACCAGGGACAGTACGCATCTCCCTAGTCACCAAGGACCCTCCTCACCGGCCTCACCCCCACGAGCTTGTAGGAAAGGACTGCCGGGATGGCTTCTATGAGGCTGAGCTCTGCCCGGACCGCTGCATCCACAG TTTCCAGAACCTGGGAATCCAGTGTGTGAAGAAGCGGGACCTGGAGCAGGCTATCACCCAGCGCATCCAGACGAACAACAATCCCTTCCAAG TTCCTATAGAAGAACAGCGTGGGGACTACGACCTGAATGCTGTGCGGCTCTGCTTCCAGGTGACAGTGCGGGATCCATCAGGCAGGCCCCTCCGCCTGCCACCTGTCCTTTCTCATCCCATCTTTGACAACC GTGCCCCCAACACTGCCGAACTCAAGATCTGCCGAGTGAACCGAAACTCTGGCAGCTGCCTCGGTGGGGATGAGATCTTCCTACTGTGTGACAAGGTGCAGAAAG AGGACATTGAGGTGTATTTCACGGGACCAGGCTGGGAGGCCCGAGGCTCCTTTTCACAAGCTGATGTGCACCGACAAGTGGCCATTGTGTTCCGGACCCCTCCCTACGCAGACCCCAGCCTGCAGGCTCCCGTGCGTGTCTCCATGCAGCTGCGGCGGCCTTCCGACCGGGAGCTCAGTGAGCCCATGGAATTCCAGTACCTGCCAGATACAG ACGATCGTCACCGGATCGAGGAGAAACGCAAAAGGACATACGAGACCTTCAAGAGCATCATGAAGAAGAGTCCTTTCAGCG GACCCACTGACCCCCGGCCTCCACCTCGGCGCATTGCTGTGCCTTCCCGCAGCTCAGCTGTTCCCAAGCCAG CACCCCAGCCCTATCCCTTTACGTCATCCCTGAGCACCATCAACTATGATGAGTTTCCCACCATGGTGTTTCCTTCTGGGCAGATAAGCCAGGCCTCAGCCTTGGCCCCTCCCCAAGTCCTGCCCCAggctccagcccctgcccctgctccagccatggTATCACCTCTGGCCCAGGCCCCAGTCCCTGTCCCAGTCCTAGCCCCAGGCCCTCCTCAGGCTGTGGCCCCACCTGCCCCCAAGCCCACCCAGGCTGGGGAAGGAACGCTGTCAGAGGCCTTGCTGCAGCTGCAGTTTGATGATGAAGACCTGGGGGCCTTGCTTGGCAACAGCACAGACCCAACCGTGTTCACAGACCTGGCATCAGTCGACAACTCCGAGTTTCAGCAGCTGCTGAACCAGGGCGTACCTGTGGCCCCCCACACAACTGAGCCCATGCTGATGGAGTACCCTGAGGCTATAACTCGCCTAGTGACAGGGGCCCAGAGGCCCCCTGACCCAGCTCCTGCTCCACTGGGGGCCCCGGGGCTCCCCAACGGCCTCCTTTCAGGAGATGAAGACTTCTCCTCCATTGCGGACATGGACTTCTCAGCCCTGCTGAGTCAGATCAGCTCCTAA
- the LOC105469584 gene encoding signal-induced proliferation-associated protein 1 has translation MPMWAGGVGSPRRGMAPASTDDLFARKLRQPARPPLTPHTFDPRPVRGPLLRSGSDAGEARPPTPASPRARAHSHEEASRPAATSTRLFTDPLALLGLPAEEPEPAFPPVLEPRWFAHYDVQSLLFDWAPRSQGTGSHSEASSGTLASADDQAASSDLLHGAPGFVCELGGEGELGLGGPASPPVPPALPNAAVSILEEPQNRTSAYSLEHADLGAGYYRKYFYGKEHQNFFGMDESLGPVAVSLRREEKEGSGGGTLHSYRVIVRTTQLRTLRGTISEDALPPGPPRGLSPRKLLEHVAPQLSPSCLRLGSASPKVPRTLLTLDEQVLSFQRKVGILYCRAGQGSEEEMYNNQEAGPAFMQFLTLLGDVVRLKGFESYRAQLDTKTDSTGTHSLYTTYQDHEIMFHVSTMLPYTPNNQQQLLRKRHIGNDIVTIVFQEPGSKPFCPATIRSHFQHVFLVVRAHAPCTPHTSYRVAVSRTQDTPAFGPALPAGGGPFAANADFRAFLLAKALNGEQAAGHARQFHAMATRTRQQYLQDLATNEVTTTSLDSASRFGLPSLGGRRRAAPRGPGTELQAAGSLVWGVRAASGARVAAGAQASGPEGAEVPCLLGISAEALVLVAPRDGRVVFNCACRDVLAWTFSEQQLDLYHGRGEAITLRFDGSPGQAVGEVVARLQLVSRGCETRELALPRDGQGRLGFEVDAEGFVTHVERFTFAETAGLRPGARLLRVCGQTLPSLRPEAAAQLLRSAPKVCVTVLPPDESGRPRRSFSELYMLSLQEPSRRGAPEPVQDEVQGVTLLPTTKQLLHLCLQDGGSPPVPGDLAEERTEFLHSQNSLSPRSSLSDEAPVLPTTTPDLLLATTAKPSVPSADSEAPLTQDGPGSPSGSEDKGNPAPELRASFLPRTLSLRNSISRIMSEAGSGTLEDEWQAISEIASTCNTILESLSREGQPIPESGDPKGTPKSDAEPEPGNLSEKVSHLESMLRKLQEDLQKEKADRAALEEEVRSLRHNNRRLQAESESAATRLLLASKQLGSPTADLA, from the exons ATGCCCATGTGGGCTGGCGGTGTGGGGAGCCCTCGGCGGGGCATGGCCCCTGCGTCCACGGATGACCTCTTTGCCCGCAAGCTGCGCCAGCCAGCACGGCCCCCGCTGACACCGCACACCTTCGATCCGAGGCCAGTCCGGGGCCCGCTCCTGCGCAGCGGCAGTGATGCAGGCGAGGCCAGACCCCCCACGCCAGCCAGCCCCCGTGCCCGTGCCCACAGCCACGAAGAGGCCAGCCGCCCTGCAGCCACTTCCACCCGGCTCTTCACTGACCCGCTGGCACTGCTGGGGCTGCCAGCCGAGGAACCAGAGCCTGCCTTCCCGCCAGTGCTTGAGCCTCGATGGTTTGCCCACTATGACGTGCAAAGCCTGCTCTTTGATTGGGCTCCGAGGTCTCAGGGGACGGGGAGCCACTCAGAGGCCAGCTCTGGGACCCTGGCTTCAGCGGACGACCAGGCTGCCAGCTCGGACCTGCTGCATGGGGCACCTGGCTTTGTGTGTGAGCTCGGGGGTGAGGGTGAGCTAGGCCTGGGTGGACCAGCATCCCCACCTGTGCCCCCTGCACTGCCCAACGCGGCCGTGTCCATCCTGGAGGAGCCACAGAACCGAACCTCGGCCTACAGCCTGGAGCACGCAGACCTGGGTGCCGGCTACTACCGCAAGTACTTCTATGGCAAAG AACATCAGAACTTCTTCGGGATGGACGAGTCGCTGGGCCCGGTGGCAGTGAGCCTGCGGCGGGAGGAGAAGGAGGGCAGCGGAGGGGGCACCCTGCACAGCTACCGCGTCATCGTGCGGACTACGCAG CTCCGGACCCTCCGTGGCACCATCTCGGAGGACGCGTTGCCGCCGGGGCCCCCACGGGGTCTGTCCCCAAGGAAACTTCTGGAGCACGTGGCGCCGCAGCTGAGCCCCAGCTGCCTGCGCCTGGGCTCAGCTTCACCCAAGGTACCACGGACGCTGCTCACACTGGATGAGCAAGTG CTGAGTTTCCAGCGCAAGGTGGGCATCCTGTACTGCCGGGCGGGCCAGGGCTCAGAGGAGGAGATGTACAACAACCAGGAGGCGGGACCAGCCTTCATGCAGTTTCTCACCTTGCTGGGCGATGTGGTGCGGCTCAAAGGCTTTGAGAGTTACCGGGCCCAACTAGACACCAAAA CGGATTCCACAGGCACACACTCCCTCTACACCACGTACCAGGACCACGAGATCATGTTCCACGTGTCCACGATGCTGCCTTACACCCCCAACAACCAGCAGCAG CTCCTGCGGAAGCGTCACATTGGCAACGACATTGTGACCATCGTGTTCCAGGAGCCTGGCAGCAAGCCCTTCTGCCCCGCCACCATCCGCTCACACTTCCAACACGTGTTCCTAGTGGTGCGGGCACACGCACCCTGCACACCGCACACCTCCTACAG GGTGGCTGTGAGCCGTACCCAGGACACCCCGGCCTTCGGGCCAGCTCTGCCTGCTGGCGGAGGCCCCTTCGCGGCCAACGCCGACTTCCGCGCCTTCCTGCTGGCCAAGGCGCTGAATGGCGAGCAGGCGGCCGGCCACGCACGCCAGTTCCACGCCATGGCCACACGCACCCGCCAGCAGTACCTGCAAGACCTGGCCACCAACGAAGTGACCACTACGTCGCTGGACTCGGCCTCACGCTTCGGCTTGCCTTCCCTAGGGGGGAGGCGCCGGGCAGCCCCTCGGGGCCCGGGCACCGAGCTGCAGGCAGCTGGCTCACTGGTGTGGGGCGTGCGCGCTGCGTCCGGGGCGCGGGTCGCCGCCGGGGCTCAGGCGAGCGGCCCCGAAGGCGCCGAGGTGCCCTGCCTGCTGGGCATCTCGGCCGAGGCTCTGGTGTTGGTGGCGCCGCGCGACGGCCGCGTAGTGTTCAATTGCGCCTGTCGCGACGTGCTGGCCTGGACCTTCTCCGAGCAGCAGCTGGACCTGTACCACGGCCGCGGGGAGGCGATCACGCTGCGCTTCGACGGGTCCCCCGGCCAAGCCgtgggcgaggtggtggcgcgCCTGCAG CTGGTGAGCCGCGGCTGCGAGACCCGCGAGCTGGCGCTGCCCCGCGACGGTCAAGGCCGCCTGGGCTTCGAGGTGGACGCCGAGGGCTTCGTCACGCACGTGGAACGCTTCACGTTCGCCGAGACGGCGGGGCTGCGGCCCGGGGCGCGCCTGCTGCGCGTGTGCGGCCAGACGCTGCCCAGCCTCCGGCCCGAGGCCGCTGCCCAGCTGCTGCGCTCGGCGCCCAAGGTCTGCGTCACCGTCCTGCCCCCCGACGAGAGCGGCCGGCCCCGCAG GAGTTTTTCGGAGCTGTACATGCTGTCTCTGCAGGAGCCCAGCCGGCGGGGGGCCCCAGAGCCTGTGCAGGATGAGGTCCAGGGGGTGACCCTGCTGCCCACCACAAAACAGCTGCTGCACCTGTGCCTGCAAGATGGTGGCAGTCCTCCAGTGCCTGGGGATCTGGCCGAGGAGAGGACCGAGTTCCTGCACAGCCAGAACTCGTTGTCACCACGCAG CTCCCTGTCAGATGAGGCCCCAGtcctgcccaccaccaccccggATCTCCTCCTGGCCACCACGGCCAAGCCATCAGTACCCAGTGCTGACAGTGAGGCACCCCTGACCCAG GACGGGCCAGGCAGTCCCAGTGGCTCTGAGGACAAGGGCAACCCGGCTCCAGAGCTGAGGGCCTCCTTTCTGCCACGTACCTTGTCTCTGCGGAACTCCATCAGCAGGA TCATGTCGGAGGCAGGCAGTGGGACCCTGGAGGATGAGTGGCAGGCCATCTCGGAGATCGCCTCCACTTGCAACACCATTCTGGAGTCGCTGTCCCGAGAGG GACAGCCCATCCCAGAGAGCGGAGACCCTAAGGGAACTCCAAAGTCTGATGCTGA GCCAGAGCCTGGGAACCTCTCAGAGAAGGTCTCTCACTTGGAGTCCATGCTCAGGAAGCTGCAGGAGGACCTGCAGAAG GAGAAGGCGGACAGGGcagccctggaggaggaggtgcGGAGCCTGAGACACAACAACCGACGGCTGCAGGCAGAGTCTGAGAGCGCAGCCACACGCCTGCTCCTGGCCTCCAAGCAGCTGGGCTCTCCCACCGCTGACCTGGCCTGA